The Streptomyces albofaciens JCM 4342 genome has a segment encoding these proteins:
- the sigE gene encoding RNA polymerase sigma factor SigE, with product MTDTADRSRSHGLKGRAGAADTATTATFAAEADAQVWSPPSWEEIVSTHSTRVYRLAYRLTGNQHDAEDLTQEVFVRVFRSLSTYTPGTFEGWLHRITTNLFLDMVRRRQRIRFDALGDDAAERLPSREPSPQQHFNDTHFDADVQQALDTLAPEFRAAVVLCDIEGLSYEEIAATLGVKLGTVRSRIHRGRSHLRKALKHRSPAARAEEREREQRTLTSLTTGEVGIA from the coding sequence GTGACAGACACCGCTGACCGTTCCCGCTCCCACGGCCTCAAGGGCCGGGCAGGGGCCGCCGACACCGCTACGACAGCGACCTTCGCCGCCGAAGCGGACGCGCAGGTCTGGTCCCCGCCCAGCTGGGAGGAGATCGTCAGCACCCACAGCACCCGTGTCTACCGGCTCGCCTACCGCCTCACCGGCAACCAGCACGACGCCGAGGACCTGACGCAGGAGGTGTTCGTCCGCGTCTTCCGCTCGCTGTCGACGTACACCCCCGGCACCTTCGAGGGCTGGCTGCACCGCATCACGACCAACCTCTTCCTGGACATGGTCCGCCGCCGCCAGCGCATCCGCTTCGACGCGCTCGGCGACGACGCGGCCGAGCGGCTCCCCAGCCGCGAGCCCTCCCCGCAGCAGCACTTCAACGACACCCACTTCGACGCCGACGTGCAGCAGGCGCTGGACACCCTCGCGCCCGAGTTCCGCGCCGCCGTGGTGCTCTGCGACATCGAGGGCCTGTCGTACGAGGAGATCGCCGCCACCCTTGGCGTCAAGCTGGGCACGGTCCGCAGCCGGATCCACCGCGGCCGCTCCCACCTGCGCAAGGCGCTCAAGCACCGCTCCCCGGCCGCCCGCGCCGAGGAGCGCGAGCGCGAACAGCGGACGCTCACTTCGCTCACTACAGGGGAGGTCGGAATCGCGTGA
- a CDS encoding O-methyltransferase — translation MRQLRGQERAITGNRQTSLAFAEAYGAGTIDDKADAALHWSRERAREAGIRAVSTGTGTALRLLAATADAKAVAEIGTGTGVSGIYLLHGMRPDGVLTTVDLEPERQQFAKQAFREAGFAGNRARFIPGRALDVLPRLADGGYDLVFCDGDRMECLDYLAESLRLLRPGGLVCFEGVFADGRTVDSAAQPAEVLHLRELLRTLRESDALVSSLLPVGDGLLCAVKRG, via the coding sequence TTGCGTCAACTACGGGGACAGGAGAGGGCCATTACCGGCAACCGGCAGACGAGCTTGGCATTCGCCGAGGCGTACGGCGCCGGGACCATCGACGACAAGGCCGACGCCGCCCTGCACTGGTCCCGCGAGCGCGCGCGGGAGGCGGGCATCCGCGCGGTCTCCACGGGCACCGGCACCGCCCTGCGCCTGCTGGCCGCGACGGCGGACGCCAAGGCGGTCGCCGAGATCGGCACCGGCACCGGAGTGTCGGGTATCTACCTTTTGCACGGTATGCGGCCGGACGGCGTCCTGACGACGGTCGATCTGGAACCGGAACGGCAGCAGTTCGCGAAGCAGGCGTTCCGGGAGGCGGGCTTCGCCGGCAACCGCGCGCGCTTCATCCCCGGCCGCGCCCTGGACGTCCTGCCCCGGCTCGCGGACGGCGGCTACGACCTCGTCTTCTGCGACGGCGACCGCATGGAGTGCCTCGACTACCTCGCTGAATCGTTGCGGCTGCTGCGCCCCGGCGGCCTGGTCTGCTTCGAGGGCGTCTTCGCCGACGGCCGTACCGTCGACTCCGCGGCCCAGCCCGCCGAGGTGCTGCACCTGCGGGAGCTGCTGCGGACGCTGCGCGAGAGCGACGCGCTGGTCTCGTCCCTGCTGCCGGTGGGCGACGGGCTGCTGTGCGCGGTCAAGCGCGGATGA
- a CDS encoding DUF3117 domain-containing protein, whose product MAAMKPRTGDGPLEVTKEGRGIVMRVPLEGGGRLVVELTPDEAKALGEALEKVTV is encoded by the coding sequence ATGGCGGCCATGAAGCCGCGGACGGGCGACGGCCCGCTCGAGGTGACCAAGGAGGGGCGGGGCATCGTCATGCGCGTTCCGCTCGAAGGCGGCGGTCGACTCGTCGTCGAGCTGACTCCCGACGAAGCCAAGGCCCTGGGCGAGGCCCTGGAAAAGGTCACCGTCTGA
- a CDS encoding enoyl-CoA hydratase/isomerase family protein, whose protein sequence is MADTVLYDVTDGVGTITLNRPDAMNAMNTEAKAALRDTLREAAADPAVRAVLLTATGRAFCVGQDLKEHVGLLAEDRATGSGQTMSTVREHYNPIVTALAGMPKPVVAGVNGVAAGAGAGFALAADFRVVADTASFNTSFAGVALTADSGISWTLPRLVGHGRAADLLLFPRSITAQEAYGLGIANKVVPAADLAAEAAAVARTLAAGPTAAYAAIKESLAYGAAHTLTETLAKEEELQTRAGASEDHHIAVEAFVKKEKPRFLGR, encoded by the coding sequence ATGGCCGACACCGTGCTCTACGACGTCACCGACGGCGTCGGGACGATCACCCTCAACCGTCCCGACGCGATGAACGCGATGAACACGGAGGCCAAGGCCGCCCTGCGGGACACGCTGCGGGAGGCCGCCGCCGACCCGGCCGTACGGGCCGTCCTGCTGACCGCCACCGGGCGGGCCTTCTGCGTGGGACAGGACCTCAAGGAGCACGTCGGGCTGCTGGCCGAGGACCGCGCGACCGGCTCCGGGCAGACCATGAGCACCGTGCGCGAGCACTACAACCCCATCGTCACGGCGCTCGCCGGGATGCCGAAGCCGGTGGTGGCGGGGGTGAACGGGGTCGCGGCGGGCGCCGGCGCCGGCTTCGCGCTGGCCGCCGACTTCCGGGTGGTCGCCGACACCGCCTCCTTCAACACCTCCTTCGCGGGCGTCGCGCTCACCGCCGACTCCGGGATCTCCTGGACGCTGCCCCGCCTCGTCGGCCACGGCCGCGCCGCCGACCTGCTGCTCTTCCCGCGCAGCATCACCGCCCAGGAGGCCTACGGCCTGGGCATCGCCAACAAGGTCGTCCCGGCGGCGGACTTGGCGGCCGAGGCGGCGGCGGTGGCGCGCACGCTGGCCGCGGGGCCGACCGCCGCCTACGCCGCGATCAAGGAGTCCCTGGCGTACGGGGCCGCGCACACCCTCACCGAGACGCTCGCCAAGGAGGAGGAACTCCAGACGCGGGCCGGCGCCTCGGAAGATCACCACATCGCGGTGGAGGCCTTCGTGAAGAAGGAGAAGCCGCGCTTCCTGGGGCGCTAG
- a CDS encoding DNA-3-methyladenine glycosylase I — MTSVITAPDGVPRCPWGMESEKMADYRTYHDTEWGLPVHGDDALFERMSLEAFQSGLSWITILRRREGFRAAFADFRIEAVARFTEADAERLLTDPRIVRNRAKIHAVINNARVAAGLAPGELDRVIWSYAPERAARPAPRTLADVAPVTPESTALAKDLKKRGFRFVGPTTAYATMQACGLVNDHLADCHVRDAVEAAAVG, encoded by the coding sequence ATGACTTCAGTGATCACGGCCCCGGACGGGGTGCCGCGCTGCCCCTGGGGCATGGAGTCGGAGAAGATGGCCGACTACCGCACGTACCACGACACCGAGTGGGGCCTGCCGGTCCACGGCGACGACGCGCTGTTCGAGCGGATGAGCCTGGAGGCGTTCCAGTCCGGGCTGTCCTGGATCACGATCCTGCGCCGCCGCGAGGGCTTCCGGGCCGCGTTCGCGGACTTCCGGATCGAGGCGGTCGCCCGGTTCACCGAGGCGGATGCCGAGCGGCTGCTCACCGACCCCCGGATCGTGCGCAACCGCGCCAAGATCCATGCGGTGATCAACAACGCCCGGGTGGCGGCCGGACTGGCCCCGGGCGAGCTGGACCGGGTGATCTGGTCGTACGCTCCCGAGCGCGCCGCCCGGCCCGCGCCGCGCACCCTCGCCGACGTCGCGCCGGTCACCCCGGAGTCCACGGCGCTGGCCAAGGATCTGAAGAAGCGCGGTTTCCGCTTCGTCGGCCCCACCACGGCGTACGCCACCATGCAGGCGTGCGGCCTGGTCAACGACCACCTCGCGGACTGCCATGTGCGGGACGCGGTGGAGGCGGCGGCGGTGGGCTGA
- a CDS encoding cell division protein DivIVA — MVVFWFLLIAMVAVVAAVTLAVVGGGAQGGLGEAAPDRLYDPLPADRPASRADVEALRLAVCVRGYRMNDVDDVLDRLGAELAERDARIAELESALAGAHAAAMGAPGLVEGGPAGPSGERPAQGEAPASGDEEEGKTTR; from the coding sequence ATGGTCGTGTTCTGGTTCCTGCTGATCGCGATGGTCGCGGTGGTCGCCGCGGTCACGCTCGCCGTGGTCGGCGGCGGTGCGCAAGGCGGTCTCGGCGAGGCCGCGCCGGACCGGCTGTACGACCCGCTGCCCGCCGACCGGCCCGCCTCCCGGGCCGACGTGGAGGCGCTGCGCCTGGCGGTGTGCGTGCGCGGCTACCGGATGAACGACGTCGACGACGTCCTGGACCGGCTCGGCGCCGAGCTGGCCGAGCGGGACGCGCGGATCGCCGAGCTGGAGTCCGCCCTCGCGGGGGCGCACGCCGCGGCGATGGGCGCGCCCGGCCTGGTCGAGGGCGGGCCCGCCGGCCCGTCCGGGGAGCGGCCGGCCCAGGGGGAGGCCCCGGCGTCCGGGGACGAGGAAGAGGGGAAGACCACCCGATGA
- the folP gene encoding dihydropteroate synthase, whose translation MLRLGHREFTAHEPVIMAIVNRTPDSFYDQGATFSDEPALARVEQAVAEGAAIIDIGGVKAGPGAEVSAEEEARRTVGFVAEVRRRHPDVVISVDTWRHDVAEAVCEAGADVLNDAWGGVDPKLAEVAARYGAGLVCTHAGGVQPRTRPHRVAYEDVMADILRVTLGLAERAVELGVRRDAIMIDPGHDFGKNTRHSLEATRRLGEMTAAVPGDLGFDRAGNTPFPVLVSLSNKDFVGETLDKPVKERLLGTLATTAVSAWLGAQVYRVHEVAETRQVLEMVASIAGHRPPAVARRGLA comes from the coding sequence ATGCTGCGGCTGGGCCATCGGGAATTCACTGCGCACGAACCGGTGATCATGGCGATCGTGAACAGGACCCCGGACTCCTTCTACGACCAGGGGGCCACCTTCAGCGACGAGCCCGCGCTCGCCCGGGTGGAGCAGGCGGTGGCCGAGGGCGCCGCGATCATCGACATCGGCGGGGTCAAGGCGGGACCGGGCGCGGAGGTCAGCGCCGAGGAGGAGGCCCGGCGCACGGTCGGCTTCGTGGCCGAGGTGCGCCGGCGCCACCCGGACGTGGTGATCAGCGTGGACACCTGGCGGCACGACGTGGCCGAGGCGGTCTGCGAGGCCGGCGCCGATGTGCTGAACGACGCCTGGGGCGGGGTGGACCCGAAGCTGGCCGAGGTCGCGGCCCGCTACGGCGCCGGCCTGGTGTGCACCCATGCGGGTGGTGTGCAGCCGCGGACCCGCCCGCACCGGGTGGCGTACGAGGACGTGATGGCGGACATCCTCCGGGTGACGCTGGGCCTGGCCGAGCGCGCGGTGGAGCTGGGCGTCCGCCGGGACGCGATCATGATCGACCCGGGGCACGACTTCGGGAAGAACACCCGGCACAGCCTGGAGGCGACGCGCCGGCTCGGCGAGATGACCGCCGCCGTCCCCGGCGACCTCGGCTTCGACCGGGCGGGGAACACCCCGTTCCCGGTGCTGGTCTCGCTGTCGAACAAGGACTTCGTCGGCGAGACGCTGGACAAGCCGGTCAAGGAGCGGCTGCTCGGCACGCTGGCGACGACCGCGGTGTCGGCGTGGCTGGGCGCGCAGGTCTACCGCGTCCACGAGGTCGCCGAGACCCGGCAGGTGCTGGAGATGGTGGCCTCGATCGCCGGACACCGGCCCCCGGCGGTGGCCCGCCGGGGACTCGCCTGA
- a CDS encoding TIGR00730 family Rossman fold protein: protein MAIPEEERAWEEQRLGPVVRRRDQVQRGTTDQRLLDTAEGDTDWVHTDPWRVMRIQSEFVEGFGALAELPSAISVFGSARTPVGSPEYETGVALGRALVEAGFAVITGGGPGVMEAANRGAREAKGVSVGLGIELPFEQGMNPHVDIGVNFRYFFVRKTMFVKYAQGFVVLPGGMGTLDELFEALTLVQTRKVTRFPIVLFGTQYWSGLVDWLRDTVVAQGKASEHDLLLFHVTDDVEEAVALVSKETGK, encoded by the coding sequence ATGGCCATCCCCGAGGAAGAGCGGGCGTGGGAGGAACAGCGGCTGGGACCGGTGGTGCGCCGGCGCGATCAGGTGCAGCGGGGGACGACGGACCAGCGGCTGCTGGACACCGCCGAGGGCGACACGGACTGGGTGCACACCGACCCCTGGCGGGTCATGCGCATCCAGTCGGAGTTCGTGGAGGGCTTCGGCGCGCTGGCCGAACTCCCGAGCGCCATCAGCGTCTTCGGCTCGGCCCGTACGCCCGTCGGCTCGCCCGAGTACGAGACGGGCGTGGCCCTCGGCCGGGCGCTGGTGGAGGCCGGCTTCGCGGTGATCACCGGTGGCGGGCCCGGTGTGATGGAGGCCGCGAACCGGGGCGCCAGGGAGGCCAAGGGCGTCTCCGTCGGCCTGGGCATCGAGCTGCCCTTCGAACAGGGCATGAACCCGCACGTCGACATCGGCGTGAACTTCCGCTACTTCTTCGTCCGCAAGACGATGTTCGTGAAGTACGCGCAAGGGTTCGTCGTCCTGCCCGGCGGCATGGGCACCCTCGACGAGCTGTTCGAGGCGCTGACCCTCGTCCAGACGCGCAAGGTGACCCGCTTCCCGATCGTGCTCTTCGGCACGCAGTACTGGAGCGGCCTGGTCGACTGGCTCCGCGACACGGTCGTCGCCCAGGGCAAGGCCTCCGAGCACGACCTGCTGCTCTTCCACGTCACCGACGACGTGGAAGAGGCGGTCGCGCTGGTCTCCAAGGAGACCGGGAAGTAG
- the dapE gene encoding succinyl-diaminopimelate desuccinylase produces MQPATQTPALDLSRDAAELTAQLVDIPSVSQDEKVLADAVENALRALPHLTVERDGNCVVARTHQGHAERVVLAGHLDTVPIAGNVPSRLDEDGVLWGCGTTDMKSGVAVQLRIAATVPAPNRDLTFVFYDAEEIAAEFNGLGRLAEDHPDWLAGDFAVLLEPSDTQVEGGCQGTLRVLLRTAGERAHSARSWMGSNAVHAAAPILARLAAYEPRRAVIDGLEYREGLNAVGIEGGVAGNVIPDACTVTVNFRYAPDRSEQEALDHVREVFADCGVAEMIVDDHSPGALPGLSHPAAVAFMEAVGGTAKPKFGWTDVSRFSALGVPAVNYGPGDALLAHKKDERVATDRIRHCEERLRAWLTA; encoded by the coding sequence ATGCAGCCCGCTACGCAGACCCCCGCACTGGACCTCTCCCGCGACGCGGCCGAGCTGACCGCGCAGCTCGTCGACATCCCGTCGGTCAGCCAGGACGAGAAGGTCCTCGCGGACGCCGTCGAGAACGCCCTGCGCGCGCTCCCGCACCTGACGGTGGAGCGGGACGGCAACTGCGTGGTCGCGCGCACGCACCAGGGCCACGCCGAGCGGGTCGTGCTGGCGGGCCACCTGGACACCGTGCCGATCGCCGGCAACGTGCCCTCGCGGCTCGACGAGGACGGCGTCCTGTGGGGCTGCGGCACCACCGACATGAAGTCCGGCGTCGCCGTACAGCTGCGCATCGCCGCCACCGTCCCCGCGCCCAACCGCGACCTGACCTTCGTCTTCTACGACGCGGAGGAGATCGCCGCCGAGTTCAACGGGCTCGGGCGGCTGGCCGAGGACCACCCGGACTGGCTGGCGGGCGACTTCGCCGTCCTGCTGGAGCCCTCGGACACCCAGGTCGAGGGCGGCTGCCAGGGCACGCTGCGGGTGCTGCTGCGCACCGCGGGCGAGCGGGCCCACTCGGCGCGCAGCTGGATGGGCAGCAACGCCGTCCACGCGGCGGCGCCGATCCTGGCCCGCCTGGCCGCCTACGAGCCGCGGCGCGCGGTGATCGACGGGCTCGAATACCGCGAGGGCCTGAACGCGGTGGGGATCGAGGGTGGCGTGGCCGGCAACGTCATCCCCGACGCCTGCACGGTCACCGTCAACTTCCGCTACGCGCCCGACCGCTCCGAGCAGGAGGCGCTCGACCACGTCCGCGAGGTCTTCGCGGACTGCGGCGTCGCCGAGATGATCGTCGACGACCACTCGCCGGGTGCGCTGCCGGGGCTGTCGCACCCCGCGGCCGTCGCGTTCATGGAGGCGGTCGGCGGCACCGCGAAGCCCAAGTTCGGCTGGACGGACGTCTCGCGGTTCAGCGCGCTGGGCGTGCCCGCCGTCAACTACGGCCCCGGGGACGCGCTGCTGGCGCACAAGAAGGACGAAAGGGTCGCCACCGACCGTATCCGGCACTGCGAGGAGCGCCTGCGGGCCTGGCTCACCGCCTGA
- a CDS encoding heavy metal transporter codes for MSPQPTAPARSKRLLRIGAAFAVLVGLAVYLVVQYVTGGPGAPRCSVRSADGGAPYEISPEQAANAATIAAVGSARKLPERAVTIALATAMQESGLRNIGFGDRDSVGLFQQRPSQDWGTVEQIMDPVYSAGEFYTHLVKVPGYSRLPLTVAAQKVQRSGYPQAYAKHEPNAALLTGALTGRDGAAMTCSVNRPADGKHPGGTAQVREKLVREFGPDVLPRTDGTAPGGGRGDEDGGRVLTVPALPGPSGGEGDEDAVTRRTPGAGQAGGAASDAIGAGGERRGWELATWAMAHSGELGIEQISYAGKMWSAADSGKGWQQATGAAARASGTDVRIVTGR; via the coding sequence GTGTCCCCCCAGCCCACCGCTCCCGCCCGCAGCAAGCGCCTCCTGCGTATCGGCGCCGCCTTCGCCGTGCTCGTCGGGCTGGCCGTGTACCTCGTCGTCCAGTACGTCACCGGCGGCCCGGGGGCGCCCCGCTGTTCGGTGCGGTCCGCGGACGGCGGCGCCCCGTACGAGATCTCGCCCGAGCAGGCCGCGAACGCCGCCACCATCGCGGCCGTCGGCTCCGCGCGGAAGCTGCCGGAACGGGCCGTGACGATCGCGCTGGCGACCGCGATGCAGGAGTCCGGGCTGCGCAACATCGGCTTCGGCGACCGGGATTCGGTCGGCCTCTTCCAGCAGCGCCCCTCCCAGGACTGGGGCACGGTCGAGCAGATCATGGACCCGGTCTATTCGGCCGGGGAGTTCTACACCCACCTGGTCAAGGTGCCGGGCTATTCGCGGCTGCCGCTGACGGTGGCCGCGCAGAAGGTGCAGCGCAGCGGCTACCCGCAGGCGTACGCCAAGCACGAGCCGAACGCCGCGCTGCTGACCGGCGCGCTCACCGGGCGCGACGGGGCCGCGATGACCTGTTCGGTGAACCGCCCGGCGGACGGGAAGCACCCGGGCGGCACGGCCCAGGTGCGCGAGAAGCTGGTGCGCGAGTTCGGTCCGGACGTGCTGCCGCGCACGGACGGGACCGCGCCGGGCGGCGGCCGGGGCGACGAGGACGGCGGCCGGGTGCTGACGGTGCCCGCGCTGCCGGGCCCGTCCGGCGGCGAAGGGGACGAGGACGCGGTGACGCGCCGCACGCCGGGCGCCGGGCAGGCCGGCGGGGCGGCGTCGGACGCGATCGGCGCCGGCGGCGAGCGCCGCGGCTGGGAGCTGGCCACCTGGGCGATGGCCCACTCCGGCGAATTGGGCATCGAGCAGATTTCCTACGCCGGGAAGATGTGGTCCGCGGCCGATTCCGGGAAGGGCTGGCAGCAGGCGACCGGCGCGGCGGCGCGGGCTTCGGGTACGGACGTACGGATCGTCACCGGGCGGTGA
- a CDS encoding ATP-binding protein, with protein sequence MSLPLRRIARAALLVAAGAAPVVGAAGSASAVELPKATELGGLTAVDTASLADAADGAVQGAGDLAGETGGNAAEAGSKVVRKAVPALSKSAGKTTGKTLKETAPAAKEAASNAAGDTADSAGDILTDTLHTATEDGLPTDGLTETLPGDGLSTDGLTDSVSADGLAQGISDSGLASDLLPSNGLPIS encoded by the coding sequence ATGTCCCTCCCCCTTCGCCGGATCGCCCGAGCCGCGCTGCTGGTCGCCGCCGGCGCAGCCCCCGTGGTCGGTGCGGCAGGCTCCGCGAGCGCCGTGGAACTGCCGAAGGCCACCGAGCTGGGCGGTCTGACCGCGGTGGACACCGCCAGCCTCGCCGACGCCGCGGACGGCGCGGTGCAGGGTGCCGGCGACCTCGCCGGCGAGACCGGCGGGAACGCCGCCGAGGCGGGCAGCAAGGTCGTCCGCAAGGCCGTCCCGGCGCTGAGCAAGTCGGCCGGCAAGACCACCGGCAAGACGCTCAAGGAGACCGCCCCGGCCGCGAAGGAGGCGGCGAGCAACGCCGCCGGCGACACCGCGGACAGCGCGGGGGACATCCTCACCGACACCCTGCACACGGCCACCGAGGACGGCCTGCCGACCGACGGCCTCACCGAGACGCTGCCCGGCGACGGCCTGTCCACCGACGGTCTGACCGACTCGGTGTCCGCCGACGGCCTGGCCCAGGGCATCAGCGACAGCGGTCTGGCCTCGGACCTGCTGCCGTCGAACGGGCTGCCGATCAGCTGA
- the dapC gene encoding succinyldiaminopimelate transaminase, whose protein sequence is MGTVSSRLPVFPWDRLEPYKTTAAAHADGIVDLSVGTPVDPVPALVRKALTDAADSPGYPTVWGTAALRDALTGWAERRLGATGLAHTNVLPVVGSKELVAWLPTQLGLGAGDRVAHPRLAYPTYEVGARLAGAEPVVYDDPWDLDPAGLKLLWLNSPSNPTGRVLGAEELRRTVAWAREHGVLVFSDECYIELGWETDPVSVLHPDVCGGSYDGIVSVHSLSKRSNLAGYRAAFLAGDAAVLGELLQIRKHGGMMIPAPVQAATVAALGDTEHVGEQRERYARRRTALREALEAAGFRIEHSEASLYLWATRDESCWDTVADLAKRGILVAPGDFYGTAGERFVRVAFTATDERVDAAVRRLAQ, encoded by the coding sequence GTGGGCACCGTTTCGTCCCGTCTTCCGGTCTTCCCCTGGGACCGGCTGGAGCCGTACAAGACCACGGCGGCCGCGCATGCCGACGGCATCGTGGACCTGTCCGTGGGCACTCCGGTCGATCCCGTGCCCGCGCTGGTCCGAAAGGCCCTCACGGACGCCGCCGACAGCCCCGGCTATCCGACGGTCTGGGGCACCGCAGCGCTGCGCGACGCGCTCACCGGCTGGGCGGAGCGGCGCCTGGGCGCCACCGGCCTGGCCCACACGAACGTCCTGCCGGTCGTCGGCTCCAAGGAACTGGTCGCCTGGCTGCCGACCCAGCTCGGCCTGGGCGCCGGCGACCGCGTCGCCCACCCGCGCCTGGCCTACCCGACGTACGAGGTCGGCGCGCGCCTGGCCGGCGCCGAGCCCGTCGTCTACGACGACCCCTGGGACCTGGACCCGGCCGGCCTCAAGCTGCTGTGGCTCAACTCGCCGTCCAACCCCACCGGCCGCGTGCTCGGCGCCGAGGAACTGCGCCGCACCGTCGCCTGGGCACGCGAGCACGGCGTCCTGGTCTTCAGCGACGAGTGCTACATCGAGCTGGGCTGGGAGACCGACCCGGTCTCCGTCCTGCACCCGGACGTCTGCGGCGGCTCGTACGACGGCATCGTCTCCGTCCACTCGCTGTCCAAGCGCTCCAACCTGGCCGGCTACCGCGCCGCGTTCCTCGCGGGCGACGCCGCCGTCCTCGGCGAGCTGCTCCAGATCCGCAAGCACGGCGGCATGATGATCCCCGCGCCCGTGCAGGCCGCCACGGTCGCGGCGCTCGGCGACACCGAGCACGTCGGCGAGCAGCGCGAGCGCTACGCCCGCCGCCGTACGGCCCTGCGCGAGGCCCTGGAGGCCGCCGGCTTCCGCATCGAGCACAGCGAGGCGTCCCTCTACCTGTGGGCCACGCGCGACGAGTCGTGCTGGGACACCGTCGCCGACCTCGCCAAGCGCGGTATCCTCGTCGCGCCCGGCGACTTCTACGGCACGGCGGGGGAGCGGTTCGTACGGGTCGCCTTCACGGCCACCGACGAGCGGGTGGACGCGGCCGTACGGCGCCTGGCGCAGTAA
- the fdxA gene encoding ferredoxin, whose amino-acid sequence MTYVIAQPCVDVKDKACIEECPVDCIYEGSRSLYIHPDECVDCGACEPVCPVEAIFYEDDTPEEWKDYYKANVEFFDELGSPGGASKLGLIERDHPFIAALPPQNG is encoded by the coding sequence GTGACCTACGTCATCGCGCAGCCTTGTGTCGACGTCAAGGACAAGGCATGCATCGAGGAGTGCCCCGTCGACTGCATCTACGAGGGCTCCCGGTCCTTGTACATCCACCCGGACGAATGCGTCGACTGCGGCGCCTGCGAGCCGGTCTGCCCGGTCGAGGCGATCTTCTACGAGGACGACACCCCGGAGGAGTGGAAGGACTACTACAAGGCGAACGTGGAGTTCTTCGACGAGCTCGGCTCGCCCGGTGGTGCCAGCAAGCTGGGCCTGATCGAGCGCGACCACCCCTTCATCGCAGCGCTGCCGCCGCAGAACGGCTGA
- a CDS encoding GNAT family N-acetyltransferase, producing MEFTTGGRLEVHITRADVGKRVSVRRLDGAGEGSAKFTDTVGVLTSWDKGVLSITRRNGETVRIPEATLVAGKTVPAAPARRRSPATSAPELERVAARGWPPVESAWLGEWRLRASGGFTRRANSVAAMGDPGLPLDTALERVRAWYAERSLPAYIQVSTGAPGTQEQLAAELDRRGWTREVTAELRIAALAPVGDLDADVSRVALSREIGAGWLRRYQRSAEPGPDVLKVLHGGPSVWFASVPDEAGEVIAIGRCVVDGRWAGFAAVEVAAEHRRRGLASAVMAALARKALHEGASAAYLQVETDNRDARALYDGLGFVTHHHYHHWRATQGGPS from the coding sequence GTGGAATTCACTACCGGCGGACGGCTGGAGGTCCACATCACCCGTGCTGACGTGGGCAAAAGGGTATCTGTCCGGCGTCTGGACGGTGCCGGCGAGGGGTCCGCGAAGTTCACCGACACGGTGGGTGTTCTCACATCCTGGGACAAGGGTGTGCTGAGCATCACACGCCGGAACGGAGAGACCGTCCGGATTCCCGAGGCCACGCTGGTCGCGGGCAAAACGGTGCCCGCCGCTCCGGCCCGCCGCCGCTCCCCCGCGACGAGCGCCCCGGAGCTGGAGCGGGTGGCCGCCCGCGGCTGGCCGCCGGTGGAGAGCGCGTGGCTGGGCGAATGGCGGTTGCGGGCGAGCGGCGGCTTCACCCGGCGGGCCAACTCGGTGGCGGCCATGGGCGATCCGGGACTGCCGCTGGACACCGCGCTGGAGCGGGTCCGCGCCTGGTACGCGGAGCGCTCGCTGCCCGCGTACATCCAGGTCAGTACGGGTGCGCCGGGCACCCAGGAGCAGCTGGCGGCCGAACTGGACCGCCGTGGCTGGACGCGCGAGGTGACGGCGGAGCTGCGGATCGCGGCGCTGGCCCCGGTCGGCGACCTGGACGCGGACGTCTCCCGGGTGGCCCTCTCTCGGGAGATCGGCGCCGGGTGGCTGCGCCGCTACCAGCGGTCCGCCGAGCCGGGACCCGACGTGCTCAAGGTGCTGCACGGCGGCCCGTCCGTGTGGTTCGCGAGCGTGCCGGACGAGGCGGGCGAGGTGATCGCGATCGGGCGGTGCGTGGTGGACGGGCGGTGGGCCGGGTTCGCGGCCGTCGAGGTGGCCGCGGAGCACCGGCGGCGCGGGCTGGCCTCCGCCGTGATGGCGGCGCTGGCCCGCAAGGCGCTGCACGAGGGCGCTTCGGCCGCGTACCTCCAGGTGGAGACGGACAACCGGGACGCCCGCGCGCTCTACGACGGGCTGGGCTTCGTCACCCACCACCACTACCACCACTGGCGCGCCACTCAGGGAGGCCCGAGCTGA